In the genome of Notamacropus eugenii isolate mMacEug1 chromosome 7, mMacEug1.pri_v2, whole genome shotgun sequence, the window GGTGGGTTGTGGTAACTCAGGAATGTGGGCACCAGGCTTGAGGTGACGTTGTGAAACCAAGGCAGTGTGGTGTATTGTGGACAGATGGGGGAGGTTCCCAGGCTGACTGCCTGGGGCCAAGTGCTGGCTGTGGCTCTGTAGCTTTCACTGGCGGTGAGATAGCCCCTGGATGATGAGGTGGGCCAGATGTAGGGGTCTGCTGAAGCTCACAGCTGACTGCCAAACCTGGGCAGGACAGCCTGGTCTAGTCCTCCCAAGAGGAGACTCAAAGGTAACACTGCTAGGAATTGTTCTGTACAGGTAGGAGCAAGGAAGGACATGGTGTCAGGGAAGCAGTCAGTAAGCATTAAttgaacacctactgtgtgccaggcagccAAAAAGAACTTCTGCTTAGGACTGGAGGAAGGAGTTTGACCTTTGGGAAATTTCTGTTCAGGATACTCATGACAATACAGACcctttatatatatgtgtgtgtatgtgtgtacacagacatacatatatgtgtgtatatatctatatataatctgACTGtctacccataagcaactgatatttttccagttgtttagacctgactctgaaaagtgtttttaattgtgttcatatcctTCTTGGGTTTGTCTCGGCAGGTTGGCTCTCAAGTATTTAaaattgtctgcagttattttaaacatttctttttctacctcttgctgctgggctttgttggcaaaatacaaaaatgctgatattttatatgagtttattttgtatcctggaACTTTCCTGAAGTTACTAACTGTTTCAAgtatttttcagttgattctgtAAGCACACCGTATTGTCTGCAAAGAATAgtgattttatttcctcattgcctgttttaattccttccatttcttatgGCTATAGCTGGCATTCCTGGTACAATATTGGACAACAGAGATAATAATGGAGGTCCTTGTTTCACTCCCAGTCTTATtgagaaggcttctagcttatccccgttACAGTGAATGCTGATGCTTTTAGACAGATATTCCTTATcgttttaaggaaagctccatttatttctgagttttccagtgtttttaataggaacaaGTGTTGTCTTTTGcccaagtctttttttcttctgcatctattgagataattaatgatttctgttggttttgttgttgacgtgctcagttatgctgatagctttcctaatgttgaaacagccctgcattctgggtataaatcccacctgctcGTGGTTTATGATCTTTGGGAAAtcttgctgtaatctccttgctagtattttattaaaaatttttgtattaGTATTCTCTACAGAAATTggtctctagttttctttctctctttttgctttttcctcatttaggtatcagcatcatatttgtgtcacaGAAGGAATTTGGAAGGACGCCTTCTTTGCCCATTTTTCCAAATAGGTTATATAGATTTgaaattagttgttctttaaatgtttggtacaaTTCACTTCTGAATCCATCTAGTCCATCTTGTTCTTAGGAAGACCGCTGAtggcttgttccatttctttttccaagatgtGGTTATTTGAGTatgtcctcttctgttaatctgagcaatttgtatttttgtagatCTATTACACTTAGATTGTCATATTCATTGGTATatattgggcaaaatatttcctaacaatttctttgattttctcctcattggtggtgacttcacccttttcattttgatactgttcatttgtttttcttcccttgttTAAAAGTTGAAGTATCCAATGGTTTATCTGccttattgttttatttattcaatgtttttttcaactttcaattttattaaatctctcctttgatttttgagcattttttaatttggtgtttaattttttttttgttttttttcccctagttttAAAAATTGCATACTCAATTCGTTGatctactctttctttcttttattgatggtctatcttatctaacttttctaaaattctgttcattttcctaactttcttatttattttatggttagatttatctagttctgagaggggaaagttgaggttcccaccagtatagttttactctgtatttcctcctgtaatttatttaacttttcctttaataatttggatgctatgccattttttgcatatgtgtttaatattgggcagctagatggcacggtagatagaatgctgagtcTGAAATCacgaagacttgagctcaaaattagactcagacacttactatctgtgtgaccctgggcaagccacttaaccttgtttgcctctttAGCGTCTTTGCTGAGGACACCATGACAGGGGTTACAGAGATGGATGTGACTgaaagtgactaaacaacaataatgtTTTGGATTGCGAttgctccccccccccttttttttaacctcacctGAAGCTTAATAGATTTTGCTCTAGTCTCTCATTTTGACTCTGTGTGTCTTTTTGTTGCAAGTGTGTCttctgtaaacaacatattgttggattctggtttctaattcattttgccacccctttccattttatgggtgagttcatcccattcacattcacagttttgattactactgtgtatttccctccatcctattttttcctaattatccttctctcttctcttcccttcccttccctcaccccttctctccctccctctctctctctctctctctctctctctctctctctctccctctccctctccctctccctccctctccctccctccccctctccccccttccccatccctcctctgaagtttattttgcttctgacctgccttctcttctatcatcctcatctcctcttcctcctcccacaaTCCAGTCTTGATTGATCCAGGACGACCTCTGAATGTCCTTGATTCTTTGCTCCTGCTCACACCCAGATGTAGACCAACCTGGAGCATTCTAGGTCTCTGTAGGAGTGGTTTGGATGGAGACATTTGTTGGGGACCGTGACCACATCAAGATCTTGCTTTCCTTTCTCTTGCCTTGCTTAAGATCAGCAGGGGCACTGGCTGGGCCTTTGGGACCTCCTTTCTAGGACATAGGGACGTGTTTCCCAGGCAGCAAGCCTGACTCTTGTAGTCCTGGCATGACAGGGTCCTGCCTGCTCCACGGAGGCGAGTGTGGCTTTTCTTGGATTCCTGGAGATGAAGGATTGATGAGGCATGTTCTCTCTGACAGCCCTGTGGTACAGACAGCTGTTGACTCGAGGCAGGGAAGGTGGGCTGTCCCACCTTGAGGCTTCCTtggaggcccccccccccccccccggcttGTTTTCCAAACTGGCCCTGTCAGCCCCTCTGTCCTTTTACTGGGAAGAAGACACACGGATGATATACCTGGGCCCCTGGCTCTCACATTCTTAGCATTTATTGACTTCCCACCCCTTAAGGGGCAGGTGGAAGGTGCCAGTGGTGTATAGAGTACttggcctggagccaggaagaaccaagttcaaattcagccttacctctgtctgcctcagtctcagctgtaaaatggggatggtgatAATAGCCTGTACTTCCCaggttgttgagaggattaaaTATATGATAGATACATTGTAGCCTTCTCAATAGCGAGCACTCAGAGTACTTCAAGGTTACAAAATCTTTACAAAAATGATCTCATTGGAGCCTGGGGTCTAGCTTAGAGCTGTCtcctccaaccccctcattttacaggtgagtaaatgGAGGCCTCCGGAGTTgcagtgagttgcccaaggtcactaggGAAACTAGGTGCTAAGcctcagaggtgggatttaaatccaggttctcTAGTGTTGAATCCAAGGCTGGTGTTTTTGCCCCAAAGTGGCTCTGTAGTTCACCTTTAGGGAGGGCCAGAAAGCAGTATGGAACATGCTGTGTTCTGCCGTGCAGTCTGTGTTCTCTACAGAACCCCCTTTAAGTGAGCAGGAACTACGTCAGCACCAGCTAACTAAATGCCCAGGTGGTACGTTTGTGGGCGTGAGGGGAGGGCCAGACAAGCATCCCAGCAGCTTCCCTGGGGACCCTTCCCTGAATCCAGCACCTCCGCAAGCGGTGCTGAGCATATCTGGGACACGCAGGACCTTTCTGATGCTTGCTTGAATTCAGGATGGGCACCTTGTGGTGGGCCTCCCTTCTCTGGTCTGGTGAAGGCTGCATCCATTGACAGAGCAGAGAAACAGAGCCCTGGCCAACCTGGACAGCATGCCTTTCAGTGGACATTGAGAAGGGGGCTGGATGGGCCAGGGCCGATCGAGGGCATGGAGGCAGGTCATAGAGGCAGCAGATTCCTAGAATGTTTGACTTAGCTTCCTTGGAGCCTGCCAAGAGTGAAGGGTCAAAGGTTGATGATAAGCCCTTCACTGTCAGTGACCTCTGAAGCACAGACACAGGCCTGCTCTGTCATTAGCCTCCGTTAGCCTGATTGCAGACAGGCTTTGCTTTTAGAGCTGCATTCTTATCTGCAAACCTGTACTGAGTGCCTGCTCGATCCAAGGCCCCAAGATGGACCTAGGGCTGCCAGGAGGAGCAGTAGATCTCCTGGCCCTCAGGGTTCACAGATGATTGGCAGGGTGGGGAACATACATGGTGAATATGAGGCAAGACTAGGTGAAGGGGGAgatcagaaaaagctttggaGGTGACAAGGTACCCAAGCTGTgcccagaggaaagaagaggagtttGCCAGAGGCGAGATGAGAGGGGGTCACACAGAAGAGTAACCACTCTCTGGCCTTGAGGGGCCACAGTGGGACATCCTGGAGGGGAAGGCCAGccagctggggggggggggctggagcCTGACTGGACTTAGCTAGGACTTCCAGTGCTGGCCTGAAGAGTTTGTCTTGGATCTGGATGGTCCCTGGGAGCCACAGCACGCTCTGGAGCATTTTCTGGTTGGTCACTCAGAGAGTGGCTTTGGTCTCGTGTCTTGAGTTTTCCTTGTCTTGTGGAACTTTCAGAAGCCAGCCCTCTGTGCTTTTCCCTCAGATGCCCTAGGTTTCCACCACATCTGATAGCAGCATTTATCAACAGCTATTTCTCAAGCTTGTACAACTCTGGTTTACAAGTTCTTACTCTGGTTGGATTCCCAGTGGGGACTTTTGTTaatggtgggggggtggggattgTGGACTTAACAAAATCCAGGCCTGGAATGTGCCAGCACCCCATTAGCTTCCATGACGTGAGTGTAAGTGGAAGGTGAGCCTGGCCTCTCAGAATCCTAACTGTCCTCACCTAAGTTCTGGAGGGACTccttctgtgtctgtctctctgtctgtctgctccCCCAGTATACACCTCCTGTCTTCCTAGTTTCCAGGTTGGAGGATGTGCCTGGCCATGGGAGCTTGGGCTCAGGGCTGCTCCTGGCTTTCTTGGGGCAGAAAGGCAactgggggcaggggtggggtgtgCTGGGCCCCAGGTTCCCATTGCCCCCCTGGTCCCTGCTGTGGGGATGGGGGACCCTGGGAAGGGTGTGGGTCTGGATAACAAGCTCTTAGGTGAGTGAGTTTTTGTTTCCAAGGCTGAATCTTCTGTGGACGAGCATCATCAAGTGGGGATGAGTAATTCTTAGACATTTCATTGACGCTGAGGTTTCTTTATTTATCTTAGGAAACGAGGTGTGTTTCCCTTCCTGGTGAACGTCAGACAGAGAGCCATGGCCTGCGTGACTTGGGACACAAGCCTTCTCACCAAGCAGACCGCTGGGATTTTAAGTGATTTAATGCGCTGACTTCTCTTCACCTTCTGCCTGGAGGGGCTTTGCATTGAGCCAGCTGACAGGGTTAATCCAGAATGAACCATCAGAACTTGGAAGAGAAAGCACAAGAGGCCTCCCAGCCATCCTTATTTCAAGGGGAGAAATGTGGGAATGAGTTGGCGCCTGAGAGAACGCCAGCCTTCCTCTCTGCACACTGGGGCTCAGCCCCCCGCCTTGGTGCACACAACCCTCAGGAAGCCCATTTGCACATGCTGGGGGCTGATGGGGAAAGAATTTCCTTAACCAATTCACGTACCAAAGTACTTGCCCATGATGAGGATGTCTATCAGGACGCCTCATGGTCAGTGGTTCATGGTGAGGACCCAGGGCGGTCCTGGGTGAGTGACAAGATGGGTCTGCTGGAGCCAGAATACCTGTACAACACTGCCCAGGCTCAGAGGGTCCAGCCCCCAGTGCTCGGAGAGTGGAGGTATGACTGTGGAGATGCCATAGGCCATGCTGTACTCCACCTGGAAGAAGGGTGCGAAATGAGGGGTGAGAGCCCGGGCACGGGGGCCACGCCTGATGCTCTGGACGCGTCAGCTGCACAGGGAAGCCTGCCCCACCCGAGGCTCCCATGTGGCCAGGCGACAGCAGCCCCTTACTGTTCCTCTGAGATGTGCCTAAGAGGTGAGAAGTCGATCAGTGAGGACTTGGGAATTCCTCTGGGAGACACTGCCAAGGAGCCTTGTGAGGTCCCCAACACCACGTATCTGATCATACCAGAGACAGCCATGCAGATTGATGCCCCCCACCCTGAGAGCCCCTCCTCCCTAGAGAAGACACCTGTTGCTCTCACCAATGGTTTTCACCTGGACATGACTAATCCCCCGGAGCCACATTTGGAAGGATGTAATGGCTCATATACGCCTCCAACAGAAAAGGCTCTTGACTCATGTGAAGACCAGCCAAATGGGGAGCCCCCTCTGCAAACTTTGTGTGTCCCAGTCATGCCCCCATCAGGGTGCTGTCCAGAGGCTGACCGCCCTGTGGACAGGCCACCTTTCAGTGACGCTGCAGAGCAGTTGTGCCAGCCAGGAGACCAACTGAATGAGACCGCCTCTCCTGACAATGACGTGGGCATCAGAAGCCATCCCGCAGGAACCCCACTGGCAGGAAGTCATCCGCCAGGCTGGGACACAGCCCCATCACCTGGATCACTGCAGGAGGGGAGTGATGTTGGTTATGGGCCACCAGCCATCCCAGGGTGCCCCAATGAGACTTTTTCTGTCTCGCTTCCtgagaaagcaaaggagaaaccttctgaaaaagaaaaaaacactcgAGAGCTGGTCAAGCACCCCAACAAGAGACTGGCCCCCATCAAGTCCCTCAAACCTGCCCTAGGCAAAGTCTTGGGAAAGCCAGCACCCAAGCCAGGCAGCCCAGCAGGGAGCAGCCTCCATAAGATCGACAAGGTCAGCTTTCCCGGGCCCAACTTCAAGAATGTGAAAGCCAAAGTAATCTCTCGTGCATCATCAGCTGCGGCTGCCACCCAGCCTAGGCTACCTCCTGGGTCCCCACCGACAGAGCCTCCCTCAAGTGGAGGGCCCAGGAGGGCTGAGTGGAAGGCCAGTGCCAAGGCAGATGTCCTTCCGAGTAAGAGCCGCAGACAGCACCTCCTTAAGCTGGTCACCAGCCAGGTTGTGCATGTCACAACCCATTCCAGAAGCGCTTCCCAGGAGGCTCCCAGAGTGGCCCCGGAGCTGAAAGCCAGCCACCGAGGAGGCATCCCTCGAGCCAGTCTGCCCAGGGCAGGGCGCCTGCATGGGGCTGGGGCTGGCGCTGCAGCCATGGGGTTCTGCAAGGGTACAGAAGACCCAGATATCCCCATGAGGACTGTGGAATCTGCTCCACTAGAGCCTCGAGCTCCCACCTCTGATGGAGCTAGCACCGGAGATGTGGCAGTGCCCCTGGGCACCCAGGAAGAGCACAGGGAGGTGGTGACCTCTCCGTCAGCCTGCACAACAGCCCTGGTAAGTTTTCCTTAATGGAGAGTGGGATGGGGGAGGCCTGGAAATGGCTCAGAAGTCACATGCACAATTAGGAAAATGGTATAATTTCAAAATGGCAGTGGATTTGCTTTGGAGGGTTCTTACTGTGTCTGGCAGCCAGTCAGTAAACTGCTGAACTGAACTTCTAAactgctgagttcaaatcccacccccctccatctcccacccactagttatgtgatcctgggcaagtcccctaaCCTGCCCTCTCagagctcagtttccccattagtAAAATGGGGGCAGTAATATTGGTATTACCTACCACACAGGGTGTTTATAAGATTTCAGTGGGTTAATGCACACACGTGCTTTGCAATCTTAGACGAGCAGTTGACATGTAAGTGGTTTTTGATGAAAACGGAGGCCTCTGGGTCCTCCCCTGCCTCTTCAGCTTAGAAGACCTTTTCCACTTGTCAGGATGATGACCCTCCTATGTACTGAGCTGTTACAATGATGCGTCCTCTCAGTGTGGAGATTTCTGAGTGAGTCACGTGGTTCCTTGGAAGGGAAAACGCCAGAGAATCTCAGGAAGTTGGAGGGTGAGCCTTGACCCTCTGGGGCCACAGCCCTGGGTTCTGTCGAGATTCAGGAGCAGGGGGTGGCAGCAGAGCAGCAACTTTGAGTGCCTCGGAGCTCCTCCAGTGAGCAGACTTGCCGCCAGGTCACCAGTGGGTGGATGTCGGCTTTGAGGGAGGTCTCTGGTGGGGTGCCCATGGTCTGTCAGCCTTGAGCTGCTTGACCTTCTGATCAATGATTCAAATGATTGCATATATGGCTTTGCTGATCAGATTTGCCAGTGACACGAAGCTGGGAGGGATTCTTAGCATGTTGGGTGTGGGAAGTAAGATCTTGAAAGATGTCAGCCACCTAGGATGATGGACTCAGCCTAATAAGGTGACATTGgtagagaaaaatgtgaaatccTGAATATGCTCCAGGAGAGGGCAGGACGTGACCACAGAGCAGGGGAGTCTCTGGGGACCATGCATCCAACATAACGATGCCAAGCAAGAGGCAGGGCAAATATTCGGCCATGAAGAGTGTCATAGGGCACCCACCTAGAGAGGTCCTGGGGCCACGCACCGAGCCATGGCCCAGTCAGATCCAGGCTCTTCCTTTTCGGAAGGACACTGACAGCCTTGGAAGCATCTGGAGGATAGAGTGTGACCGTATGGTGGGGGGCTCAAGGCCAGCATGCGAGTCTGCTGAAGTCAGCCATCTTTTTTAAGTATAGAAAGGCTCTCATGGAAAAGGAATTCACTTTTCTCTGCTTGGATGTAGAGGGTAGAACCAAGAGCCACTGGGGGGGACGGGAAGTAGCAGAGGCTTAAGCTGGTATCCCAGTGTGGAAAGGGCTGCCTGGACATAGAATGCATCCCTCTTCCtgggaggtcttcaggcagaagcCACATGGCCATTTGTTGATTGGGTTCTGTTGAGTGAAGGGTTGGAATtcagtctctgaggtccctttaagtGAGATCCCGTGATTCTGGGTCTGAGGGTCCACCTTCTTAAGTGGAGTTTGTTACCAGAGTGTGACGGGAGGACTGTAGCCTCCGAGGAGGTGAAGGCTGCTATCCCTCCTCATACCATCTTGAAACATAGAAGAAAGTCAGCTTCTTTGTGCCAAGCGACCATGTGCGCTCCCTGAAGCAGGATGGTTAGCAGGTGTCTTTAAGCTGCTTTTCTCTGAGCTCCTTTGCTTTTGAGGAAGCATCAGATGCATATACTGGGTCCTGCAAGGATGAGGATGTGATGGCAGCATCTCTTAGGGATACCTCAGACATCTGGGTGGTTAAAGCTCATTTTCTAGTTTTGGACCTGCTAAatgttagctttttaaaaatgcctttggGT includes:
- the MTUS1 gene encoding microtubule-associated tumor suppressor 1 isoform X1 translates to MNHQNLEEKAQEASQPSLFQGEKCGNELAPERTPAFLSAHWGSAPRLGAHNPQEAHLHMLGADGERISLTNSRTKVLAHDEDVYQDASWSVVHGEDPGRSWVSDKMGLLEPEYLYNTAQAQRVQPPVLGEWRYDCGDAIGHAVLHLEEGCEMRGESPGTGATPDALDASAAQGSLPHPRLPCGQATAAPYCSSEMCLRGEKSISEDLGIPLGDTAKEPCEVPNTTYLIIPETAMQIDAPHPESPSSLEKTPVALTNGFHLDMTNPPEPHLEGCNGSYTPPTEKALDSCEDQPNGEPPLQTLCVPVMPPSGCCPEADRPVDRPPFSDAAEQLCQPGDQLNETASPDNDVGIRSHPAGTPLAGSHPPGWDTAPSPGSLQEGSDVGYGPPAIPGCPNETFSVSLPEKAKEKPSEKEKNTRELVKHPNKRLAPIKSLKPALGKVLGKPAPKPGSPAGSSLHKIDKVSFPGPNFKNVKAKVISRASSAAAATQPRLPPGSPPTEPPSSGGPRRAEWKASAKADVLPSKSRRQHLLKLVTSQVVHVTTHSRSASQEAPRVAPELKASHRGGIPRASLPRAGRLHGAGAGAAAMGFCKGTEDPDIPMRTVESAPLEPRAPTSDGASTGDVAVPLGTQEEHREVVTSPSACTTALASTLNSPPVAGRNRSKHDPLGLSKIPVPKMKVWPSASCWRRSITESRNFHAERALSPQRTRRVSSSGASRKSVSPSLVAVLSTVEKGKQRHPRTSCSTPQPSPDALSTEKALGLASYRAQCEHQGKVILHLKQLLAGGNRKLEALTVVIQHLLSEREEARKQHQVLSQELVSLRGELVTTSAACEKLEKARNELQTACQAFVDKLNLQHQADLAELESQLKAHYTGECERLQSVCVQEVQKYQAQLQSQVDDLNAAHEAFKLEIESSHAEQVDLLKKAYEASLTEIKECHGLEKTSLEELFSEKRESLEKEIHDLKSKNDALNEKLQLEEQKAASREKANQKNPQIMYLERELESLKAVLEIKNEKLHQQDIQLLKMEKLVDNNTALVDKLKKVEQENEELKARMDKHMAISRQLSTEQAVLQESLEKESKVNKRLSMENEELLWKLHNGDLCSPKKSPPSMVLPFSSPRNSASFPSPTGSPR